The nucleotide sequence TCTCCCTTCGATCAGAAGATCAAAtactgtggggggggggggggaattcaacctgcttaaataaatgtatcaaaacttaaaaactTCCACCATTCTCACTCTAGAAAAGCATCACCTAACTTTGGAGAACCTTTTTTAGTTAAATACAAGTCACTTAAAGCAATAGGGACATTTGTTTTGGAACATAACTCATAATCTTGtaattccttctttttttttaaaaactacttcCGTTAACAATCAACccacaacacatttttttcttgtttacattttacatctcttagagtaaaaaaaatagctttcttttgctttcttttaaaactggAGTTGTCAgaccagaaaacaaaataaaaaactgggGACAAGTATCTGCCCAGAAAAGACTGATCGGTGCACATATGTACTGCTAACCTGAACCTTGATATAAGAGtaacaaaaatacatggatCTGCCccaatttataattttaataaatttttttatttaaaattaacataTTTCTTTGCTCCTTGAGTTGTTCAAGAGTATAAACATTTTTAGTCTTCCAGACATTTTTTGGGCCCTCTGAGCAAATAGGTTTTGCCTAAAAAGTGTCAAAAAGAATCTGACTTAGATGCTGAAATTATGTGGTTGAAGACATTAAAATTGGCCAATTATTCCTCGATTAGGTCTGACCAGTAATCGGCAGACATAATAATGAAAAATTGGGTGTGTTTTTCAGATTGATTAAAAGAAGAGCCCCCGACTATTTGTGAATTTcgccactgtgagatcaataaagtctatcttatcttatctcatcttatcttatcttatcttatcttcttTCAAACACATCAACTAACAGCATCTACTTTGATGGACtatttttagtttaataaaaagaaaaacagataagAGTTAGTGACCTGTGCCTTGAAGCAAAGTGGGGAAAGTCTTGTAATTCCTACACTTTTTGCTGGATTTAAAATTACCTCCTCTATCACAGAACATGCTGCACActgttttcctctttgttttcatTCTCTCAAAACTGGAATTTGCAGGTCAGACCTCAAAATAGAGTAGAAATCGGTATCCCTGCTGCTAACATGATCACTATATAATAACTTTTAAACAATTACCTAGCCtaccttttgtcattttaaggcacttcattattgaaataaatgattttaaatttaaatcttacCCTCAACTTAAATGTTGCTTCGGCGTTGATAGTTATCTATAGTTTCCTCTCTTAGTGACAATGTTTTTGATTTCTCAAATCAACCATTTGAGTAAAAGCTAATGATTAAagagtcacattttcttttaagcaTATATCTCACTAGTCTGTTAAATATGTTCACTGGAGTTGAAGGGGAGTGGGACTGAAAGACATTTAAATGTTGCTGATGTTATCTTTCGTTTGTCCTTCAGATGAATCGCCCGATCCAGGTTAAACCGGCTGACAGCGAGGGCCGAGGAGGTGAGCTGTCTTTCTCCGTTTGTGTGGGCGCCTTTTCAAAAAGCCTTCCCTAAGACCTTACAGTAAACTCAGCCATCACAACAAGCATGTTCGGTTTTTTTTTGGCGTCTTGCCAATCCTGAGGCGTGTTCACAATATTAACTCTCAAAAGCTGTTTGATAGGTGCTAGAAGGAGTCACGCTGGATCAGACAGAGTCAGAGAGTAGTCAGCAGGGGGCTTGGTGGGTTGGTGGACTTGCCCTTGTACAGCCAGATCATACTCATACCTCCCCTATCTGACTGTCAGCCTCAGCAGCCAACACTGCTCCCTGGTGGGCGAAAATGATACCtcccataaataaataactttctgGTTATAAGCAGAGATGTTACCAGTTTGCGTGGAAAATAAAttgattttctgtctttttgtttttttccttttattctggACATCCTTGGTGTCTCAGAGGACAGGAAGTTGTTTGTGGGCATGCTGGGAAAGCAGCAGAGCGATGAGGATGTCAGAAGGCTGTTTGAGCCCTTTGGCAGCATAGAGGAGTGCACAGTTTTGAGAGGACCAGACGGCACAAGCAAAGGTAAATTGCATATGGTTGAACTGCCCGGACAAACTAACTAAATATAGTACAAACAGCTTTATTTGCACTAGTATTGTTTACTAATtcgatcttttttttttcttattgttgttGTGCAGGGTGTGCTTTTGTCAAATTTCAGGGACATGCCGAAGCCCAAGCCGCAATCAGCAGCTTGCACGGGAGCCGCACAATGCCTGTAAGTGCCAGTCACACGattacaaattatttaaaaatataaagacaCAAACTAATCACATGTCTATGTTGTTTTAGGAAAAAACAACCAAAGTCAGttcctttaaaggttttattaccCTTTTAACTTTGTCAGATTACTGCAAACTTGTATTTTCTTgacattttatgtgacagacatATACAGAACAGCATGTAATTGTGATTTGGGTGCATTTGCACGGATCAGATGGATTTTACAGAAAGGTGTGTCGTGCGTTACCTTTCAGACCCCGTGAGTTCCTACGTTGTTAAACTTCCCACTGCAATTACTGCCACAGCTCTTTATGGGTGTGCCTCTACTAGCTTTGGAAAGCTGAaggcacttttatttatttttgcaaatggCTCACAGAGATGCCAAAGATACCCCTTTCTTCAAGGATTTATCTGTATTTAGACCAACCTACTGTCAGCCACCCTGTCCCTGCTAGAGGAAAGAatcaccacagcatgatgttagCCCCGATGTTTCTGGTGTGTTCCTTAGTTTTCTCGAGCTTTTCTCAAACCTCTAAcactttcacagaacagctgattGAGTTACACACGAGGAGACTATTTTCTAACTAGGTGAAGGCAATAGGtagcgctgttttttttttttatttagaataaaaagcAGTGAATCCAGATTCTTGgcacacttttcacatttttatttgtaagtaTTTTTGAAAATGGTATTCTACTTTGCAATCAGGCCCTACTTTGAGTTGGTCTGTCACAATGAAACaacacttagacttagacttagacaactttatttgtcattttgtatgcacagagtgcgtacagaacgaaatttcgttgcacaCAGCTTgttaattgcagtaaaattaaattacagtatatgGTGCAGcaatgatttaaaagtaaacaatttaaatctaaacaatgcaggagaagtcacagtgtacgggtgagttttttttttaaaccatttgtatgtgcagaattgattgtgcaaagggcatttgtgcaagaatacagcttgtaaattacagtagatttaaaatacagtataaggtgcagcagtgatttaaaaactaaaacaattgaactgtaaacaatgcaggagaaagtcacagtgtacaggtgagtattttttttaaaacccattCACATTTGCAGTTCTCCTGtgacaaaatggggaaaaagtTCGAGAGGTATAAGTGCTTTCACAAAGCTTTGTACGCACGCAGCCTCTGATGGACGTTTTTTTTCGCCCCGTCGCTATCTCTCCGCTCACAGGGAGCGTCGTCCAGTCTGGTGGTGAAGTTTGCTGACACGGAGAAGGAGCGGGGGCTGAGGAGGATGCAGCAGGTGGCCTCCCAGCTCGGCATCTTCAGCCCCATGACCCTCAACTTTCCTGCCTACAATGCATACACGCAGGCGGTCAACGCACAGGCAAGCGCACACAAAAAGGGGACCCACTgtacgacacacacacacacaagtgcTACACACCACGTTTGCAAGGGCAGTGCTTTGCTTATGAAAGGATGTAATAACTTTGAAGAGGCTATCAGTGGTCTAATTGGAGGTAATGTTATTACACAGACAACAGAACATACGTCATCTGGCATTAGCCTTCCCGCAACACACAACCATTAACCCACTGACTTGGGACATAATGGCCTTGTAATTAGATCTCTATTCATCTGTTCTTCCATCACTCCCTCTCCTTGGCCCTTCCTCCCATTTTCCatcctcttttctctctcttccccTTTTTTCCCATACCAATTTAACCcccttcctctcctccatccCCTTTCTCTCCCCCCCCGTCTACAGCTTGTCCAACAGCAGGCCCTGGTCGCCCAGTCAGCGTACTTGTCTCCTGTCGCAACAGTCGCTGCAGTACAGATGCAGCAGATGGCGGCACTCAATGCCAACGGAATCATCGCAACACCCATTACACCCATCACACCGTCCTCGGGTAATCCCTCTCATGCAAGCTCTTCATGCTCAATAAACACTTGAAGTTAAGGTAGAGAGGCTCTAGTTTTGTCAAGTGGACTAAATTGTCGACCGTTTTTACATAAACCGAATATAGAAGAGTTTAAACTATGGATAGGCGGGTTTTAAACCTTCACTCGATCATAAAGGGAAGTCGGTGCTGCTGCCTGTAAATCTCTATAAAGCCTCACaacttcacatttttcagagGGTCAGCagaaaaaatactaaaacaatGTGAAACGTATAATTTGGCATGGGCGATGTTCTTCTTGACGTGTAAGTGATTGTTTAAATGCAATCTATGTGTGCAGGTACAAACACTCCCCCCACTATTGCAGCGACACCTGTGTCAGCTATCCCCCCACCGATAGGAGTGAACGGTTACAGTAGCGTGCCGGGTCCCACCAATGGACAGCAAACGGAGACACTGTACACCAACGGAGTTCACACATACCAAGGTAGTTTGATTAAAATCAGAGAAGCGCACGTGTGGATCTTCATGTCGGTTCGATTTTTGATACCCACCGCTTTTATTCCTTTCATTCCAGCCCAGAGTCCAGCTGCAGCTTTGGATCCTCTTCAGCAAGCCTACGCAGGCATGCAGCACTACACAGGTTTGTGCAggagttcagttcagttcagttagaTTTATATCTAGCACCAAGTCACAGCAAGAGTTTACTAAAAGCACTTTACCAAGGCAAAGGGTCCAATTCATGTCCGATAACACACAATCCAATTAGTTCTCAATTCACTCCATTCAACCCAATTAATGTTTTTCAGGATCCTTCCACTTTACCATCCTCCCAGTCATTGCAACCCATCCTAAATCCACTCTGTTAGTTGCATTTATTTCCATTCAAATAAttccatatttatttaattcaatgaGATTCAGACCAAATTTATCCCTTCTAATGATGTTCATTGCTAATTTTGTCTATTTCATTGAGATTATTCAAAAGTCCTTCTATGTAttccttttaattaaaaattccTAACATTTAATCCTGTTTATTCTATATTTATGCCATCTATTAATTGTCTATAGCTGCTTATCACACTCATAGCTGAGGACCAGGTTGAGAGAAACcaattaattgcatatttttgGAGCATGAGAAGAAGTCGACTACCTCAAGAGAGGCCATTCAGTCCAATTCAAGCCCAAATACAACTCAGCCCAAGACTGATGTATGTCAAATTACATAAAGTCCAGTCTAGAACACTAATTATAATACAATACAGCTACATCACAAAACGGCAACTAGTAAAAGTTGTCCAACTGAGATTAATTCGGAGTGATGGTCTAGTGGCTAGGGAGTCGGGTGTTTGCGTCTTGGAGAGGCTGCAGAGGTCCCTGGTTGGAAACTcagtcactctgggtccctgagcaagacccttgaccacagattacCATGTGCACCACTTAGTTTAGCTGCGCAATGGAGACATTGGGGTTCCTACTGTGGGAATTTTAAATGATTAGGCATCCTCTGTCCTCCAATCATCCGACATATGGTCAAGAAGTCTACGGGTTCATTATGGATACCCAAACTTCTCTCTGCCCGGTGACACCGTCCAACTCATTCTGGGGGATGCCAAGGTGTTCCCAGTCTAAAACAGATATACAATCCCTCCTGAGTAGTTCATTTCAGTTCTTGTACCCATGATCTTGGTATATTGGTCAAGATCCATACCCTGTGGCCATAGTTGTTGGTCGGAACGGAAACCAACGCTTTCCAGCTCATT is from Fundulus heteroclitus isolate FHET01 chromosome 3, MU-UCD_Fhet_4.1, whole genome shotgun sequence and encodes:
- the LOC105928475 gene encoding CUGBP Elav-like family member 3 isoform X1; translated protein: MKEADAIKLFVGQIPRNLEEKDLKPIFEQFGKIYELTVIKDKYTGMHKGCAFLTYCARESALKAQSALHEQKTLPGMNRPIQVKPADSEGRGEDRKLFVGMLGKQQSDEDVRRLFEPFGSIEECTVLRGPDGTSKGCAFVKFQGHAEAQAAISSLHGSRTMPGASSSLVVKFADTEKERGLRRMQQVASQLGIFSPMTLNFPAYNAYTQAVNAQLVQQQALVAQSAYLSPVATVAAVQMQQMAALNANGIIATPITPITPSSGTNTPPTIAATPVSAIPPPIGVNGYSSVPGPTNGQQTETLYTNGVHTYQGSLIKIREAHVWIFMSVRFLIPTAFIPFIPAQSPAAALDPLQQAYAGMQHYTAAYPAAYGLVGQPFPQQPTLVAQQHQQPQQQQQREGPEGCNIFIYHLPQEFSDSEMLQMFLPFGNVISAKVFVDRATNQSKCFGFVSFDNPASAQAAIQAMNGFQIGMKRLKVQLKRPKDANRPY
- the LOC105928475 gene encoding CUGBP Elav-like family member 3 isoform X3; the protein is MKEADAIKLFVGQIPRNLEEKDLKPIFEQFGKIYELTVIKDKYTGMHKGCAFLTYCARESALKAQSALHEQKTLPGMNRPIQVKPADSEGRGEDRKLFVGMLGKQQSDEDVRRLFEPFGSIEECTVLRGPDGTSKGCAFVKFQGHAEAQAAISSLHGSRTMPGASSSLVVKFADTEKERGLRRMQQVASQLGIFSPMTLNFPAYNAYTQAVNAQLVQQQALVAQSAYLSPVATVAAVQMQQMAALNANGIIATPITPITPSSGTNTPPTIAATPVSAIPPPIGVNGYSSVPGPTNGQQTETLYTNGVHTYQAQSPAAALDPLQQAYAGMQHYTAAYPAAYGLVGQPFPQQPTLVAQQHQQPQQQQQREGPEGCNIFIYHLPQEFSDSEMLQMFLPFGNVISAKVFVDRATNQSKCFGDL
- the LOC105928475 gene encoding CUGBP Elav-like family member 3 isoform X2; amino-acid sequence: MKEADAIKLFVGQIPRNLEEKDLKPIFEQFGKIYELTVIKDKYTGMHKGCAFLTYCARESALKAQSALHEQKTLPGMNRPIQVKPADSEGRGEDRKLFVGMLGKQQSDEDVRRLFEPFGSIEECTVLRGPDGTSKGCAFVKFQGHAEAQAAISSLHGSRTMPGASSSLVVKFADTEKERGLRRMQQVASQLGIFSPMTLNFPAYNAYTQAVNAQLVQQQALVAQSAYLSPVATVAAVQMQQMAALNANGIIATPITPITPSSGTNTPPTIAATPVSAIPPPIGVNGYSSVPGPTNGQQTETLYTNGVHTYQAQSPAAALDPLQQAYAGMQHYTAAYPAAYGLVGQPFPQQPTLVAQQHQQPQQQQQREGPEGCNIFIYHLPQEFSDSEMLQMFLPFGNVISAKVFVDRATNQSKCFGFVSFDNPASAQAAIQAMNGFQIGMKRLKVQLKRPKDANRPY